The following are encoded in a window of bacterium SCSIO 12643 genomic DNA:
- a CDS encoding S41 family peptidase yields the protein MDGTQQNNSWKLYVPIAIGVSLAIGYFIGSLNDTPSQMSFEKNTSSSSKNFDMLSELLNYIDAEYVDQVSKDKLINTTVKNLLQELDPHSYYITPDEFAEMNEPLDGNFDGIGIQFNIQKDTLVVIDPIVGGPSEKVGIRAGDRITKVNDSLIAGVGVRNRTVLKLLKGEKGTKVDVTVLRKGGQETKFTITRDKIPIHSVSANYMINDTTGLIKVDRFGSNTTDEFFDGVRKLNRQGMKKLIVDLRGNGGGYMHAATNMLEAFFDKGELLVYTEGKARNKTDVFAKDNAIYPNMELVVLIDESSASASEIFAGAIQDHDRGVIVGRRSFGKGLVQEQTMWPNGSATRLTIARYYTPSGRCIQKPYDDGVKQYNEEYYHRYQNGEMLSKDSIEIVDSVFFTTDNGRKVYGSGGIIPDIFVPIDTTQGSGYLNQLVYSGIIYDFAFNYADQHRQELNSYGTPEKYISQFKVTDKLIKEMIAYAEKEGILYESAGFDRSEKLIRKRLKAYIARNIWNDEGFYPIWNSDDPTVLKAVETDTKLVLVK from the coding sequence ATGGACGGTACGCAGCAGAATAATAGTTGGAAACTATATGTTCCAATCGCAATTGGAGTTTCTTTGGCTATAGGATATTTTATAGGTAGTTTAAATGACACCCCTTCTCAAATGTCTTTTGAAAAAAACACCTCTTCTTCATCAAAGAACTTTGACATGTTGAGTGAGTTACTCAATTATATCGATGCGGAGTATGTGGATCAGGTGAGTAAAGATAAGTTGATCAATACTACAGTGAAGAACCTGTTACAAGAGTTGGATCCCCATTCTTACTATATCACCCCGGATGAGTTTGCTGAGATGAATGAACCATTGGATGGGAATTTTGATGGAATTGGAATTCAATTTAATATTCAGAAAGATACTTTGGTAGTTATTGATCCAATTGTTGGTGGTCCGTCTGAAAAGGTGGGAATTCGAGCAGGGGATCGTATTACTAAGGTGAATGACTCGTTGATTGCCGGAGTTGGGGTAAGAAACCGAACCGTATTGAAATTATTAAAAGGGGAAAAAGGTACTAAGGTAGATGTTACGGTGTTAAGAAAAGGAGGACAAGAAACCAAGTTTACGATCACAAGAGATAAGATTCCTATTCATAGTGTGAGTGCGAATTATATGATAAACGACACTACGGGTTTAATTAAAGTAGATCGTTTTGGTTCAAATACAACTGATGAGTTTTTTGATGGTGTAAGAAAGTTAAATCGCCAAGGGATGAAAAAGTTAATTGTGGATTTACGCGGTAATGGTGGAGGTTATATGCATGCCGCGACCAATATGTTGGAAGCATTCTTTGATAAAGGGGAATTACTGGTATACACAGAAGGAAAGGCACGGAATAAAACCGATGTCTTCGCTAAAGATAATGCGATATACCCTAATATGGAATTGGTGGTTTTAATCGATGAGAGTTCAGCTTCAGCAAGTGAAATTTTTGCTGGAGCAATACAGGATCACGATCGTGGTGTTATTGTGGGGAGAAGATCTTTTGGAAAAGGTTTAGTTCAAGAACAAACTATGTGGCCTAATGGTTCTGCAACGCGCTTAACTATAGCCAGGTATTATACGCCATCTGGAAGGTGTATTCAAAAACCCTATGATGATGGAGTAAAACAATACAATGAGGAATACTATCATAGATATCAGAATGGAGAGATGTTGTCGAAGGATAGTATTGAAATTGTTGATTCGGTATTTTTTACTACTGACAATGGGAGAAAAGTCTATGGGAGCGGAGGAATTATCCCCGATATTTTTGTTCCAATTGATACCACACAAGGCTCTGGATATTTGAATCAGTTAGTGTACTCGGGTATTATTTACGATTTTGCTTTTAATTATGCTGATCAACACAGGCAAGAATTGAATTCTTATGGTACTCCTGAAAAGTACATATCACAATTTAAAGTGACCGATAAGCTGATTAAAGAAATGATAGCTTATGCAGAAAAAGAAGGAATACTTTATGAGTCAGCGGGATTTGATCGTTCTGAGAAATTAATTCGTAAAAGATTAAAGGCTTACATTGCCAGAAATATCTGGAATGATGAGGGTTTTTATCCGATTTGGAATAGTGACGACCCAACGGTTTTAAAAGCTGTAGAAACTGATACTAAATTAGTGTTAGTGAAATGA
- a CDS encoding SusC/RagA family TonB-linked outer membrane protein, with protein MRNKNYFLLFVGLLFASISFAQVTVKGTVTDKQDNSPLPGVTVVIQNTTKGTVTDINGKYEIQLDSLGQTLEFKFVGMETVAMVATSNTVNVGMSAGVNLEAVTVTALGLEVDKDKVGSAQSTIDGAALQDNGETRLINNMSGKTAGVNIIQSTGDPGAGSKIQIRGASSITGDNQPLVIIDGVPMDNGSYSGAGSNYVGSGGGVTQQSRLNDLNPNDIESMEVIRGASAAALWGSRALNGVIVITTKKGKQGAQKTFDVRINSAVAFDQVNRKIDLNESYGQGVSMLHLDNSNTGFTRALSWGDRIADRKGGADDFITDPNAAGYNGYFIDNVSGNKYYATADGDSANPHGGKNSRDIYSPYDQLFKTGVTFDNSVSISSGGPKGTVYFSVSDLNQNGIIIANSNYRKNTVRLSGSSRLNDKWNVSGSGQYIKTSSNRVQMGSNLNGLFLGGLRNPADFNMEDYEGTYYGADGSINKNVPRAFRNQLGKNPGYGYDNPLWMMRRSPSSANVNRMIGKGEITYSPMSWLSVTARGGWDFYTDQRDDYFHPYSSGENNGGRYAKEKYSYLQLNGDIFARGTFKLNDDSKLNALVGFNVNDRRDNTISSDARTFINPFAPPLLNNADPATVASVNNTTRILTNGYYGTFGFSFWDELFVDLTGRYDISSTLPEDNMGVFYPGLSVAYQLNKYLPKSMFVKVRGAIGQVGRTPTEYTLRTGLYSPTNSLTAVEQFGYSDGWGSAIFPSGYGGGFALSSNAGNPNLKPEIKTEWELGFDSRFLNGRAYANFTYYNNETKDLLLSVDVAHSTGFGYQESNAARITNQGVEIEVGGIAMKKENFQWSIDGNFTRNKNEVVEISGVDNVFLGGFTDGSSRAVVGHQLGVLYGSKWERDESGNQVLDANGFPVMAADNGVIGDPNPDFRFGIGNTFKYKNWEAYILFDAAVGMDMWNGTKGALAFFGRAGYTDVTTTVSASDAASLVNFDGVTVEDYYPYAKNADGSYTIRGEVKNFGGGNVIVDESWYLNGPGSGFTGPSEQFVEDGSWYRIREVRIAYTLRKEKMNGFLGLQQIKFYGTVNNAFLFTSYTGNDPDQTLTGAGNNGFGLDYFQNPSTRTYRFGVNISF; from the coding sequence ATGAGGAACAAAAACTATTTTTTGTTATTTGTCGGGTTGCTATTTGCCTCGATATCGTTTGCTCAGGTCACGGTAAAGGGTACCGTAACTGACAAACAGGACAACTCTCCACTTCCTGGGGTTACGGTTGTCATTCAAAACACTACAAAGGGTACCGTTACCGATATTAATGGTAAATATGAAATCCAACTGGATTCACTTGGACAAACACTTGAATTCAAATTCGTTGGTATGGAAACAGTGGCTATGGTCGCAACCAGTAATACGGTTAACGTTGGAATGAGTGCTGGTGTCAACCTAGAAGCTGTAACGGTTACGGCATTAGGTCTGGAAGTAGATAAGGACAAGGTGGGTTCTGCACAATCTACAATTGACGGAGCTGCCCTTCAGGACAATGGCGAAACCAGATTGATCAACAATATGTCTGGTAAAACCGCTGGTGTAAATATTATTCAATCTACCGGTGATCCGGGTGCTGGTTCTAAAATTCAAATTAGAGGTGCCAGTTCTATTACTGGAGACAACCAACCATTAGTTATTATTGATGGTGTTCCTATGGACAATGGTTCGTACAGTGGAGCTGGTTCAAACTACGTTGGTTCCGGTGGTGGTGTAACACAACAATCTCGTTTAAATGATTTAAATCCAAATGACATTGAAAGCATGGAAGTTATTCGTGGTGCTTCTGCTGCAGCATTATGGGGTTCTCGTGCTTTGAATGGTGTGATTGTGATTACCACTAAAAAAGGTAAACAAGGTGCTCAAAAAACATTTGATGTTAGAATCAACTCAGCTGTTGCTTTTGACCAGGTAAACCGTAAAATCGATTTAAATGAATCCTATGGTCAGGGGGTTTCTATGCTTCACTTAGATAATTCAAACACTGGTTTCACCAGAGCTTTATCATGGGGTGATAGAATCGCAGACAGAAAAGGTGGCGCAGATGATTTTATCACAGATCCTAATGCAGCTGGGTATAATGGGTACTTTATTGACAATGTTTCCGGAAACAAATACTACGCTACTGCGGATGGGGATTCTGCAAATCCTCACGGAGGAAAAAACAGCAGAGATATTTATAGTCCATATGATCAACTTTTCAAAACTGGGGTAACCTTTGACAACTCTGTAAGTATTAGCTCAGGTGGTCCAAAAGGAACGGTTTATTTCAGTGTAAGTGATCTAAACCAAAATGGTATTATTATCGCGAATAGTAACTACAGAAAGAACACCGTTAGATTAAGCGGTTCTAGTAGACTAAATGATAAATGGAATGTAAGCGGTAGTGGTCAATACATCAAAACCTCTTCAAACCGTGTTCAAATGGGATCTAACCTTAATGGATTATTCTTAGGTGGGTTACGTAACCCTGCTGATTTTAACATGGAAGACTATGAAGGTACTTACTATGGTGCTGATGGTTCAATTAACAAAAATGTACCACGTGCATTTAGAAATCAATTGGGTAAAAATCCTGGATATGGTTATGACAACCCTCTTTGGATGATGAGAAGATCTCCTTCTTCAGCAAATGTTAATAGAATGATTGGTAAAGGTGAAATCACTTACAGTCCAATGTCATGGTTAAGCGTTACTGCTCGTGGGGGATGGGATTTCTACACTGACCAAAGAGATGATTACTTCCATCCTTACTCTTCCGGAGAAAACAATGGAGGTAGATACGCAAAAGAAAAATACTCTTATTTACAATTAAATGGAGACATCTTCGCTCGTGGAACTTTCAAATTAAATGATGACTCTAAGTTAAATGCGTTAGTTGGATTTAACGTAAATGACAGAAGAGACAATACCATTTCTTCTGATGCGAGAACATTCATCAATCCATTCGCACCACCATTATTAAATAATGCTGATCCAGCAACAGTTGCGAGTGTAAACAATACTACAAGAATTCTTACCAATGGATATTATGGTACTTTCGGTTTTAGTTTCTGGGATGAGTTATTCGTTGACCTGACAGGTAGATACGATATCTCTTCTACTTTACCAGAAGATAACATGGGTGTATTCTACCCTGGATTAAGTGTTGCTTACCAATTAAACAAATACTTACCAAAATCTATGTTTGTTAAGGTAAGAGGTGCTATTGGTCAGGTAGGTCGTACTCCAACCGAGTATACTTTAAGAACAGGTTTATATTCTCCAACAAACAGCTTAACAGCTGTTGAGCAATTTGGTTATTCTGATGGTTGGGGGTCTGCAATCTTCCCTTCTGGATACGGTGGTGGATTTGCGCTTTCTTCAAACGCAGGAAATCCAAACTTAAAACCTGAAATTAAAACTGAATGGGAATTAGGTTTTGATTCTCGTTTCTTAAATGGAAGAGCATATGCTAATTTCACATACTACAACAATGAGACGAAAGATTTATTACTTTCTGTTGATGTAGCACACTCAACTGGTTTTGGATATCAAGAGTCTAATGCAGCTAGAATTACTAACCAGGGTGTTGAAATCGAAGTTGGTGGTATCGCAATGAAGAAAGAAAACTTCCAATGGTCTATTGATGGAAACTTCACACGTAACAAAAACGAAGTTGTTGAAATCAGTGGTGTTGACAATGTATTCTTAGGTGGTTTTACCGATGGTAGTTCAAGAGCTGTTGTTGGTCACCAATTAGGTGTTCTTTACGGATCTAAATGGGAACGAGATGAATCTGGAAACCAGGTGTTAGATGCAAACGGATTCCCTGTAATGGCAGCGGATAACGGAGTAATTGGTGATCCAAACCCTGATTTCCGTTTTGGTATTGGTAACACATTCAAATACAAAAACTGGGAAGCATACATCTTATTTGATGCGGCTGTAGGTATGGATATGTGGAATGGTACTAAAGGTGCATTGGCTTTCTTCGGTAGAGCTGGGTACACTGATGTTACTACTACTGTTTCTGCTTCAGATGCTGCTTCTCTGGTTAACTTCGATGGAGTTACTGTTGAAGATTACTACCCTTATGCTAAAAATGCGGATGGTTCTTACACGATTCGTGGTGAAGTTAAAAACTTCGGTGGCGGTAATGTAATCGTTGACGAGTCCTGGTACTTAAACGGACCTGGTAGTGGATTCACTGGTCCATCTGAGCAATTCGTTGAAGATGGTAGCTGGTACAGAATCCGCGAAGTAAGAATTGCGTATACATTGAGAAAAGAAAAAATGAATGGTTTCTTAGGATTACAACAAATCAAATTCTACGGAACAGTTAACAATGCTTTCTTGTTTACTTCTTACACCGGAAATGACCCAGATCAAACTTTGACTGGTGCTGGAAACAATGGTTTCGGATTAGATTATTTCCAAAACCCATCAACCAGAACTTACAGATTTGGTGTTAATATTTCATTTTAA
- a CDS encoding SusD/RagB family nutrient-binding outer membrane lipoprotein: MKINNIKFIALALTATMGVSSCSKSLLKDVNNNPNQAQDAPLSTLVTSTLAGSIIPFEGENARFAGIWGQTFTGSDRQYSAYDNYGVSASDFHWEFFYYGNIQQANLAITKADENLFYKGICQISKGNSFGTMTALWGDIPFSQANNLVEFPNPKFDSQLDVYAGAQKLLDDGIANINAASITDEAGVDFFYSGDAAKWVKAANTMKARYYMHTGDYASAQTAAAAGILDVADNMMIPHAGTYNQNMNVYASFGEQDRQGYMGAQNAYLPTILDTNGAKNNSKTNEGERFADLYVNAGSPATYDLNYSGNLFSATSSFPMITASETHLIMAEIAYRNNDDANAILHLNHVRQILAAKYPAGQYDDYVLADFEAGGIVDHGKGSALANIFHEIMREKYASLVGQIEVFNDLRRTNNELGLTPKGTATNLPQRFLIPQDELNGNPNASTTDLFVETEVNK, translated from the coding sequence ATGAAAATAAATAATATAAAATTTATTGCTTTAGCATTAACTGCAACAATGGGTGTGAGCTCTTGTAGCAAGTCTTTGTTGAAGGATGTGAATAATAACCCCAACCAAGCTCAGGATGCACCGCTATCTACTTTGGTGACATCAACCTTAGCTGGATCTATTATCCCATTTGAGGGTGAAAATGCAAGGTTTGCTGGAATTTGGGGTCAAACCTTTACAGGATCTGATAGACAATATTCAGCTTATGATAACTATGGTGTTTCTGCGAGTGACTTTCACTGGGAGTTTTTCTATTACGGAAATATCCAACAAGCTAACTTAGCAATTACCAAAGCTGATGAAAACCTATTCTACAAAGGAATATGTCAAATTTCGAAGGGGAATTCTTTTGGAACGATGACCGCTTTATGGGGAGACATTCCTTTTTCTCAGGCGAATAATCTTGTGGAATTTCCAAATCCAAAATTTGATAGCCAATTAGATGTTTATGCTGGTGCTCAAAAACTTTTGGATGATGGTATCGCTAATATCAATGCTGCTTCTATTACAGACGAAGCTGGTGTAGACTTCTTCTACTCTGGTGATGCTGCTAAATGGGTTAAAGCTGCGAATACAATGAAAGCTAGATATTATATGCACACTGGTGATTATGCTTCTGCTCAAACTGCTGCAGCTGCTGGTATTCTCGATGTTGCTGATAATATGATGATTCCTCATGCGGGAACATATAATCAAAACATGAATGTTTATGCTTCGTTTGGTGAGCAAGACCGTCAAGGATATATGGGTGCTCAAAACGCATATTTACCTACCATCTTGGATACAAATGGTGCTAAAAACAATTCAAAAACAAATGAAGGTGAAAGATTTGCGGATCTTTATGTAAATGCGGGTAGCCCGGCTACATATGATTTAAACTATTCCGGAAATCTATTTTCCGCTACATCTTCATTCCCAATGATCACTGCAAGTGAGACCCATTTAATTATGGCTGAAATTGCTTACAGAAATAACGATGATGCCAATGCAATCTTACACTTGAATCATGTGCGTCAGATTTTAGCTGCAAAATATCCAGCTGGACAATATGACGATTATGTTCTTGCAGATTTCGAAGCAGGCGGTATCGTTGATCATGGTAAAGGATCTGCTTTAGCTAATATCTTCCATGAGATCATGAGAGAAAAATATGCTTCTCTTGTGGGGCAAATTGAAGTTTTCAATGATTTACGTAGAACAAACAATGAGCTTGGTTTAACTCCAAAAGGAACCGCTACAAATCTTCCACAAAGATTTTTAATTCCGCAAGACGAATTAAATGGTAATCCTAATGCGAGTACAACAGATCTTTTTGTTGAAACTGAAGTAAACAAATAA
- the bamE gene encoding outer membrane protein assembly factor BamE, which yields MKKIIIPTILLLGILFLIKQFNPKLKLDGYYGLLCEWTSQGSENTRYSENYTDKKFLSLNEGMTEKQVYKIIGKPVYVWNYSEVNSEYCFMYSDSPTSEDYRMRKVFIKDNVVRNIVSLYYND from the coding sequence ATGAAGAAAATTATCATACCAACTATATTGCTGTTAGGGATACTGTTCCTAATAAAACAATTTAACCCAAAACTTAAGTTAGATGGATATTACGGGTTGCTTTGCGAATGGACTTCACAGGGAAGTGAGAATACACGATATTCGGAAAACTATACAGACAAAAAATTCTTATCACTTAATGAAGGAATGACAGAAAAGCAGGTATATAAAATCATTGGAAAACCAGTATATGTTTGGAATTATTCTGAAGTGAATAGTGAATATTGCTTTATGTATAGTGACTCTCCGACTAGTGAGGACTATAGAATGAGAAAGGTTTTTATCAAGGACAACGTTGTGAGAAACATAGTAAGCCTGTATTATAATGATTAA
- a CDS encoding N-6 DNA methylase: protein MSEELLQRDLQKNPEKIGKWDFYNIGATSIKALKEYRIIRNVNYGKEERKKVDALIVQQKNVIAVIEYKKPSEFKTKAQKNKAIKQEIEVARKIGSNIMIATDTKESVWVNVKTGNRIKEEDGKEFKHNFDPKDEKLPELIEKIISSINEINDQIKPKKLVNPTDLAKQIWQDIWSVSGATPENCLYTFVELFIFKYLSDLGILGQGINFDHLQERYDYQIDNPDEEALDYYAKTIRPQIKKLFPPGLDGTTIINGTIFVSKDQKAVKGYSTVFKKVLGKFKSYGKLEYIDKDFKSQLFESFLKESISKKNWGQFFTPLKVIRAITEMAKDDIKVGSKICDPACGVGKFLLEPIFTKLDQFYEVKNGKLKPKVTIHGYDKGFDKDEQKTIILAKANMLIYFSDLLKENPNITNDFADLFNESFVLKTNSILGTLSDAVENEYDLILTNPPYVTSGSSNLKEEVKKDGDLVNYFKVNAMGVEGLFMEWIIKALKPNGKAFIVVPDGIFNRQNDKNLRQFIVDECFIDGIISLPLNTFFTTNKKTYILALTKKADKKEKQKSPVFSYLVSEIGESRDVYRFDIENNDLSEAVTLYSFFKGNKQSFSKINTDKRCKIFPFKTFEESIDKSWIIDKWWSEEEKIEIGISEKKEKVGLLEFSSLVEDIAVSISGFQEEIKELSEKKKSELTYSNFKLKDLFSIERGKSKYTKKFGNQNKGDFPVYSASNNAPLTHINSFDYDGEYLTWATNGFAGYIMVIDGKFSINADRGLLKPTKENINITYIKTVLEPTLRGLAKGRKGEKGEDEFTKVYPSMIENVEIKMPVNENGDFDIEAQNEIVDKILFIQDLKHKIEEYKKQIEDLNVEISLDENFKLMKIKDIFDLTIKTNNSKFTKSFINKNKGNIPVYSASKFPESVDYGYVKDNLKGVKYFEDCLTWNIDGSIGKAHFREGRFSLSEKVIPLMIQEDLTKSMDIYFLKYQIEKEFSSHNFGFSNKAGKGKIQDIEIPIPFTNGIIDLDKQKIISNKYSSIQKIKEKIGTELDKISNVKIDYL from the coding sequence ATGAGTGAAGAATTATTACAAAGAGACCTTCAAAAAAATCCCGAAAAAATCGGGAAATGGGACTTTTATAATATCGGAGCAACTTCTATAAAGGCTCTGAAAGAATACAGAATTATTCGTAATGTAAACTACGGAAAAGAAGAAAGAAAAAAAGTTGACGCTTTAATAGTTCAGCAAAAAAATGTAATTGCTGTAATTGAGTATAAAAAACCTTCTGAGTTTAAAACTAAAGCTCAAAAGAACAAAGCAATTAAACAAGAGATAGAAGTTGCAAGAAAGATAGGCTCAAATATTATGATTGCGACTGACACTAAGGAATCTGTTTGGGTTAATGTAAAAACAGGAAATCGGATAAAAGAAGAAGACGGGAAAGAGTTCAAACATAATTTCGACCCAAAAGATGAAAAACTCCCAGAATTAATTGAGAAAATAATTTCGTCAATCAACGAAATTAATGACCAGATAAAACCAAAAAAATTAGTCAACCCAACTGATTTAGCAAAACAGATTTGGCAAGACATATGGTCTGTTAGTGGTGCAACTCCAGAAAATTGTCTTTACACTTTTGTAGAGCTTTTTATATTTAAATATCTAAGCGATTTAGGAATCCTTGGACAAGGGATAAATTTTGACCATTTACAAGAAAGATACGATTATCAAATTGATAACCCAGACGAAGAAGCTTTAGATTATTACGCCAAAACAATTAGACCCCAAATTAAAAAGCTTTTCCCTCCAGGTTTGGACGGAACAACTATTATTAATGGGACAATATTTGTAAGCAAAGACCAAAAAGCTGTAAAAGGGTATAGCACAGTATTCAAAAAGGTTTTAGGTAAATTCAAATCTTACGGTAAACTTGAATACATTGATAAAGATTTCAAAAGCCAACTATTTGAAAGTTTCCTTAAAGAAAGTATTAGCAAAAAGAATTGGGGACAATTTTTTACTCCGCTAAAAGTAATTAGAGCCATTACAGAAATGGCAAAAGATGATATAAAAGTTGGTTCAAAAATTTGTGACCCAGCTTGTGGAGTTGGGAAATTCTTACTTGAACCAATTTTTACAAAACTTGACCAGTTTTATGAAGTGAAAAATGGAAAACTGAAACCTAAAGTTACAATCCACGGATATGACAAAGGGTTTGATAAAGACGAACAAAAAACCATAATATTAGCAAAAGCTAATATGCTCATTTATTTTTCTGACTTATTAAAGGAGAACCCAAATATTACTAATGATTTTGCAGATTTATTCAATGAAAGTTTTGTCCTAAAAACAAACTCTATTTTAGGAACGCTTTCAGATGCGGTTGAAAATGAATATGACCTTATCCTAACAAATCCACCTTATGTAACAAGTGGCAGTAGTAATCTTAAAGAAGAAGTTAAAAAAGATGGCGATTTGGTTAACTATTTCAAAGTTAACGCAATGGGAGTTGAGGGGCTTTTTATGGAATGGATTATTAAAGCCTTGAAACCAAATGGCAAGGCATTTATTGTTGTTCCTGACGGTATTTTTAATCGTCAGAATGACAAAAATCTAAGGCAATTTATTGTGGACGAGTGTTTCATTGATGGTATTATATCACTTCCACTTAACACATTTTTTACCACTAATAAAAAAACATACATATTAGCTCTTACTAAAAAGGCTGATAAGAAAGAAAAGCAAAAATCGCCTGTATTTTCATATTTGGTAAGTGAAATTGGAGAGAGCAGAGATGTTTACCGATTTGATATAGAAAACAATGATTTGTCCGAAGCTGTTACTCTTTATTCGTTTTTCAAAGGCAATAAGCAGAGCTTCTCAAAAATAAACACAGATAAGCGTTGTAAAATATTTCCTTTTAAAACCTTTGAAGAGAGCATTGATAAAAGTTGGATAATTGACAAGTGGTGGTCAGAAGAAGAAAAAATTGAAATTGGAATAAGTGAGAAAAAAGAGAAAGTAGGTCTTTTAGAATTTTCTTCCTTGGTTGAAGATATTGCAGTTTCAATAAGTGGTTTCCAAGAAGAAATAAAAGAGCTTTCAGAAAAAAAAAAGTCTGAACTAACCTATTCAAACTTTAAGCTTAAAGACTTATTCTCCATAGAAAGAGGAAAATCGAAATACACTAAAAAATTCGGAAACCAAAATAAGGGAGATTTTCCTGTTTATTCAGCCTCCAACAATGCGCCTCTTACACATATCAATTCTTTTGACTATGACGGGGAATACTTGACTTGGGCAACAAATGGTTTTGCAGGTTATATTATGGTTATTGATGGTAAATTTTCTATCAATGCAGATAGAGGACTTTTAAAGCCAACAAAAGAAAATATCAATATCACCTACATAAAAACCGTTTTAGAGCCGACATTGAGAGGACTTGCAAAAGGACGAAAAGGGGAAAAAGGAGAAGATGAATTTACCAAAGTTTATCCTTCAATGATTGAAAATGTAGAAATAAAAATGCCTGTTAATGAAAATGGCGATTTTGACATTGAAGCACAAAATGAGATTGTTGATAAAATTCTTTTTATTCAAGATTTAAAACATAAAATTGAAGAGTACAAAAAACAGATTGAAGACTTAAATGTTGAAATATCTTTGGACGAGAACTTCAAACTGATGAAGATTAAAGACATATTTGACCTCACTATCAAGACTAACAACAGTAAGTTTACTAAGTCTTTTATTAATAAAAACAAAGGAAATATTCCTGTTTATTCTGCTTCAAAATTTCCTGAATCGGTGGACTACGGATATGTAAAAGATAATCTTAAAGGTGTCAAATATTTTGAGGATTGCTTGACTTGGAATATTGATGGTTCTATTGGCAAAGCACATTTTAGAGAAGGAAGATTTTCTTTATCTGAAAAAGTAATCCCATTGATGATACAAGAGGATTTAACTAAATCAATGGATATATATTTTCTTAAATACCAAATAGAAAAGGAGTTTAGCTCCCATAATTTCGGATTTAGTAATAAAGCAGGAAAAGGGAAAATACAGGACATTGAGATACCTATCCCGTTTACTAATGGAATAATTGACCTTGATAAACAAAAAATAATATCCAATAAGTATTCTTCTATCCAAAAGATTAAAGAAAAAATTGGAACTGAATTAGATAAGATTTCTAATGTCAAGATAGATTATTTATAG
- a CDS encoding helix-turn-helix transcriptional regulator produces MSKVKMESFGSYIRRLRIERGLNQTELAAKVKLDSGSMSKVENDKKHLDEEKLILLAEALNIDVEVMKRQYLSDQFARESVKYKVEESQTIYELAESKTKYYLNNNVKQGTLKI; encoded by the coding sequence ATGAGCAAGGTAAAAATGGAAAGTTTCGGCAGTTACATAAGAAGACTTAGAATTGAAAGGGGTCTAAACCAAACAGAATTAGCTGCTAAAGTCAAACTTGACAGTGGGAGTATGAGTAAAGTCGAAAATGACAAAAAACACTTGGATGAAGAAAAACTAATACTTCTCGCAGAGGCTCTAAATATTGATGTTGAAGTTATGAAAAGGCAATATTTGAGCGACCAATTTGCGAGAGAATCGGTAAAGTACAAAGTTGAAGAATCTCAAACAATATATGAGCTTGCCGAATCAAAAACTAAGTATTATCTAAATAATAATGTGAAACAAGGTACTCTTAAAATATAA